Part of the Intestinibacillus sp. Marseille-P6563 genome is shown below.
CCGAGGAATACCTGCTGGCGAACTGGGTGCAGCAATAACCAAAAGGAAGGGGACGCTTCGATGCAGCAGCGCCGAAAAGAAATCGTAGAATTTGTCAACCAATGTGGAACCGTGCGGTTTTCCCAATTAAAGGAGCGGTTTCCGCAGGTGTCGGAGATGACCCTGCGCACCGACCTGAAAGCGCTGGATGAAGCCCGCAAGCTTGTGCGAGTGCATGGCGGCGCCAAATCGGTCGAAGTGATCGTGGGCACCGACGATTTCCTCCTGCGCCGCGCGCAACGGTATGTACCCGAAAAGGCGCGCATCGCACAAAAGGCGCTCACGCTGCTGCGTCCGGATACCACCATCTATCTGGATTCGGGCAGCACGACCACGGCATTTGCCCGTCTGATCCCGGATGAACGGTATCAGATCTTCACCAACAGCCTGTCGTGCGCCAGCGACCTGTGCCGCCTGACCTATGCCCGCATTTCGGTGGTCGGCGGTCTGCTCAACCGATACAGCCAGAGCCTGTATGGCATCCGCGCCATGCAGACGGTTTCGGCGGTCAATTTTGACATCGCCTTTTTGGGAACCACCTGTTATTCGGAAAAGGCTGGCTTTTCGTGCGGAATGGAGGATGAAGCCGAACTGAAACGCACGGTCATCCGCCAGGCCGAACGGGTCTATATGCTTATGGACTCGAGCAAGGCCGACCTGACCAGCACGTTTTCGTTTGCGTCCCTGCAAGATATCGATGGCATCGTGTCCGACGGTGCGCTGCCAGATGAACTCGTCCAGGCCTGCCGCCGTTTGGGCAAAGAAGTGATTTAAAAAACCCCTGCCGCTCTCCCGAAAGAGCGGCAGGGGTTTTTTGTTTTTTAGAGGTTTTCTTTGAGCATCTGCTCGAGCGCAACAGCAGCCTGTTCCTCATCTTCGCCCTCCAGGGTGAAGGTGACGGTTTCGCCGTTTTTCACAGCCAGGCCCATGACTGCAAACATCTTCTTGGCGTCTGCGGTCTTGTCGTCCTTCTTCATGGTCACGCTGCATGCAAATTCTTTCGCCTTTTTGGTCAGCACACCGGCCGGACGGGCATGGATGCCCTGCGGGTCGGTGATGGTATAGGTAATCTCTTTCATTTTTTCTCCTCCTGTGAACCGGCAGCCGGCGCCGCATCCCAGGGTGCATCCCAATCGGCACACCAGGCCTGCATGCGGTCGTCCATCGCCACCGGTGCTTTATCATTCACGCCAGGCGCCTTGGCAAAAATCAGCCGGCAGCCGGGCTTGCACTTTTGCAGATAGGGGGTATCCCGCCGCAGAATATAGAAATCACCCTGTTTGAAATGATACTCGGTCCCCTCGGCCAAATCGATGTATTTGGTCTCCCCCGCTAAAATGTAACAATATTCACTGGTGATTGTATGATAATGCGGCTGCTCCCATTTGTAATACTGGTAGCTGCTGATGCCCACCTCGATGGCTTCGTCAAACAGGAAGCCAAGCTGCTGCGGCAGCTTCAAATCGCCCGCCAGGTATTGGCGGGTGCTGTGTACCAGCGACGCTTCGATCTCGTCGGCGCGCAGGGTCTCAATGCGTCCGGTGAACCGGCCGCCCTCCTGGCCCAGAAGCAGCGTTTCTACCGCCCACGCGACCCCATCCTCTACGTTCGTGGGGGCGATGTAATTGGCCTTGGCCTTGAGCGCATCGACTGCGTTGCCCATGGCCACGCAGGTGAAGGCTTCATCGAACATGCCCAGGTCGTTTTCGCTGTCGCCGATGACCATGATCTCCTCGCTGGACAGGCCGAGCGCTTCGCGCACCGCGTGCACGGCCCGTTTTTTGTCCGCCCCTTCGGGCACGACTTCGATATAATGCGGGCCAGAGGACAGCGTCTTGACGCCCGAAATCTCGTCCAGCACGGCGCGCAGCGCCGGGATACGGGCCGGGTCGCCTACGCTGACAAAGAATTTATTGACCCGCAGATCTTTTTCCCGCAGATAGGCTTCCAGATCGTCCACGACCATCTGGGTGCTGCCGAAAAACTGCCGGTGTTCCTCGTCCATGCCGCAGTCCTCGAGCAGATGGGCATGGCTCTTCTGGCAATACGCGCGGTTGCCTGCATACGCCTGGAAGAATACATTGTGCCGGCTCAGGCAGCGGATGATGTAAGGGACCGCTTCGTCGGGCGTATGGGCTTCGTACAGCAGGCGGCCGGCGCGGTAATCTTCATACACCGCCAGACCGTTCATGGCGATAAAATATCCGTCCGCTCCAATGGCGCGGCTGGCAAAATCGGCTTCATACGCCAGACGGCCGGTCGCGATCACTGGGGTGACTCCCCGCTCGCGCGCGGCGGCAAACGCACGCACGGTGCGCGGCGAAACGGTATCCACGCCTTGCAGCAGCGTGCCGTCCAGGTCCACAAAGACCACTTTGATTTTCGGTTTCATATCATCTGCCTCCTCCGGGAAAATAGAAAAATGGGGGGCTGCCACAAACGCAAGGCGTCCACTGGCAGCCCCCCAATGGAGAGAGTTTTGAAAGTAACTCGATTAGAAGGTCATCGCATCCTGTTCCTTGCGGAGCTTATAGATCAGGGTCGAGGTGTCCAGTTCTACCATGTCGAGGGTCAGCAGCTGGCCCTTCTTGGCATCCTTGAGCATCTTAGCACCCTTGGTGACCAGACCATACGGAATGTAGCCCTTGGCGTCCGACTCTTCCTTGGTTGCGATCGAACCATAGGTGGTGTAGCCGCCGATGCCGTCGATGATTTCGCCGGCCTTGAGGTCCTTCTTGGCAACCGTGATGCACTCGGAAACCAGACCAGCCTTCGGAACGATGGTGGTCTCGCCGTCGATGACGCACTTGGCAACGGTCAGCGGGGTTTCCAGGTTGCACAGGTGGTACGGACGGTACAGGGTCCACAGCGGGCCAGGGCCCATGGAGTGGTACTGCATCTGGTAAGCGATCTCTTCGTTCTCCGTCGATACGGTTACAAATACACCCGGAGCGATACCTCTTACGTACTCAACAACGCCATGCTTGTTGAGGATACCGCCGTCTTCCTTCAGACGGTACATATCGTTCAGACCCTTGACGTCGCAAGCGATGCCGTGGCCGCCGATTACGTCCGGAACCAGGCCGGTTGCGTTGGACATTGCAGTCATTTCAACCATGGTCTTGGTGCCGTCCTTGAATGCGCAGAGCATCTTCGGGCTCATCTTGCGGCGGGTAGCTTCTTCCAGAACGGTGTCCGGGTTGCAGTCACGAGCCAGGCGGTTGTTCTTGCCCTTACCCATAACCTTAACGTCCATGCCCATAGCCTTGGCAAAGCAGTACAGCTCCATAACAGCGCCCGGCTCGTCACCAGCCGAACCAGTGTACAGAACGCCATTCTCCTCAGCCAGACGCTTCAGGTAAGGCCCGATAACAACGTCGGTCTCAACGTTCAGCATAACAACATGCTTACCGTTCTTGATCGACTCGGTTGCAACGCGTGCGCCAACATCCGGCACACCGGTTGCGTCGATTGCACACTCAACCAGGTTTACCTGGGAAATAAAGTTTGCATCTTCACAGGCAACGTACTTGCCAGCTTCCATAAAGCGGTTTGCTTCTTCGATGGTATGTGCCACAGCAATATCATCGTCCGCAACACCCGCATACTTAAATGCATGGATGGCATTTTCCACCTGAATATCCGAAACAATTGCCGGGGTGATGCCATTCATCAGGACCATCTGGGTAACCATACCGCGGCCCATCTGGCCTGCGCCAACGATACCAGTGCGGATGATCTTGCCTTCCTCCTGGCGCTTGAGCAGTTTCTCGTTCATGTTTAACATAGAAATCAGCCTCCTTAGGTTGAGAATTAACGGTAAATATGTGATATTATGGCTGAGAATTGGGCAGAAAGCAGGCAGCAGCCCACGGCGGGACTGCTGCCCGCTGCCCTGCAGTCATGAAGTGAGGTGAATTTTGGAATGGACAATCAATAGATTTCGATCGTGCCGCCCTTGACCACATCTTCGGGACGCAACGGCTCGCCTTCGAGCATGATGCAGCCCGGGCGCTCGGGTTCGCTGCCGCCCTTGAAAGACAGGGTGCAGTGGCCCAGCTGGCGCAGGGTGTGCAGTGCTTCATCGCCAACCGCGGTGATGTCATAGACCTTGTCACAGATCATCATCGTGTCACCGACTGCCGGATCTGCGGCAAGTTCGGCCTTGGTGTGCAGTACCGCGATCTCGGCCAGTTCTGCGGGTGCGTCCTCGTTGAACAGGATCATAAAGTTGCAGTCCTCGTCGGCCAGGAAGCCCAGGGCGTCCTCGCCCCAGCCGGTGATGGTTGCGCAGTATTTCATAAAAGACCTCCTAAAAATCTTGCCGCAAACGGCGGGTATGGTTCAAATTAAGCGTACAGGCCAATGCTCAGAGCAAAGGCAATCAGGACAGCGACCGGACCGGTGATGATACGGGAGTACAGAACCGCCGGTACGCCGAGTTCGATGGTTTCTGCTTCTGCTTCGCCCAGGGACAGACCAACCGGTACGAAGTCGCCGCCAACCTGTGCGTTGATGGCAAACAGAGCGGGCAGTGCGTACTGCGCCGGGATGTTGCCCATGCCGATCTGGGCGCCCAGCAGGGTGCCGACAACCTGTGCGATAACCGCGCCAGGGCCGAGTACCGGAGACAGGAACGGCAGAGCGCAGACGATGGAGATCACCAGCATGCCAGGCAGGGTTGCGCACAGCGGTGCGATGGTGTTTGCGATGACATCGCCCAGACCGGATGCGCTGATGATACCCAGAATGGTTGCGGTGAAGGCCATGAACGGCAGGACGTTGCGGATGACCATGTCGATCGATTCGCGGCCAGCCTGGAAGAACTTACCGACGACCTTACCAACACCGATACCGATCTTGGTGATAATGCCGGGTTCCTTCTCGGCACGCATGGCTGCGATTTCTTCCTTAGCCTGTGCCTTGCTCTTGGGAGCGCCCGGTTCAGCCTTGGGCTGTGCCGGAGCGGCCTGGCTAGCCGGAGCCGCAGCAACTTCGCTGTCATCGGCAAAGCTCAGGCATTCGATCTTAACATCGGAAACATAGATATCTTCGGTGATGAACTGTGCCAGCGGGCCAGCCTTGCCAACCGGCATCAGGTTTACGGTGAAGATCTTCTTCTTGGGGTATACGCCGCAGCGAGCTGTGCCGCCGCAGTCTACAACGGCTACCAGGATTTCATCATCCGGTGCACCGCCCTTGAAACCGTCGACTGCTTCGCCGCCGGTCATTTCCGCCAGCTTTGCAGCAACCGGATGGATGCCGCCGCCGGTGACGCTCAGGATCTTGTTACGCTTTCCGTCTGCCTTGACGACCAGGGGGCCACCCCAACCGCCGGAACCACGGGTGATTCTTACTGCCTTATACATGGTGACGCCTCCTTACTTACCAGCCTTTTTGATCATGTTCAGATAAATCTTCTCGGTGAGAATACCGCGAAGGAAGATCACGATCAAACCAACAACGAAATACCGGATGGCCAGGTCGCCCAGCGACAGGCCGAGTTCGGTGATACCTGCTGCAATGCCCATGTAGACGAACAATTCGCCCGGGTTGGCATGCGGGAACAGGCCGGTAACAGGATGCAGGAACGATACGCAGGAGTCGTAATAAGCGGGCTTATACTTCTCATCTACGAAACGACCAAAGGTGTAGCACATCGGGTTGCCCAGGAACATAACCGCCAGAACCGGCAGAACCAGATAACGGCCAAAGATGTTGCCGGTCATCTTCTTGGCAAAGCGCTCCACGCGTTCTTCACCGATGAGCTTGATCACCGAGTTGATCGCTGTCATCAGGCAGATGACCATCGGAATAATACCGGTCACCCAGCCCATGAAGGTCTCGCCGCCCGCCTGGAACAGCGACATAAAGCCATTGGCTACCCAACTGATGGCATTCATTAAGGATTCCATAGAATTGATCCCCTTTCAAATCATCTCTTCATGCGGACGCGCACACGTCCGTGGTCTCTTCATATATGTATAGAAACCCTCTCCCCTTTGCTGCGAACACTCTCCTCCCGGTCGGGCCCTGGACCGGTCGGGGAAGCTCCGGGTTTCCAATACACCGAATGCATTATGCCTCTACGGGCACTTGCTCTTCCTGCGGCGGATTGAGCCGCATTTCCAGCGCTTCGAGCGCCTGGATGTAACCCTTCATGCGCTTACGCTTTTTGGGGTCCATCTGACGGAAATATGCTAAAAATTCTTCCACGCTGGCGCCAACCATCCGGCGGCCGCAAACGTTTTCGCGGGGTTTGAACTTGGTCAGGAAGGTCAGGCCCTCCATGACCTCGACTCCGGTGATCGTACCGTGGCTGTCGCACGCGATCAGCACCAGATACCCGGAAAGCAAACTGCCTTTTTTCTGGCCGATGCCGACGTTGCCCAGTTTATGGACGCGTTTAACCGCCTTTTTGTAGTCGCGGATTTGAAAATACCCGCCAACCGACTGCATGGTGAACAAACTCAGTGCGATGAGAAAAAGTAACATCATTTCCTTGCTCATGCCTGCATATCCTCCTTCCGCATCTCGATCAGGCGCAGGGCGCATTCCTGTTCGGTGACCAGAATGTTGATAAATCCCCCACACAAGGCGCCGTGGATGGCTTCTGCCCTGTGTACGCCGCTGCCGATGCCAATGCGGTTTTCGACTTCGCGCAGCTGATGCAGCGGCATGCCGGCCACGCGATCATTAAAGGAACGGAACTTTTCGGTATTGCCTTCGCGATCAAAAAACTGAAGGGACAAGTCCCCGGCCACGCCTTGCGCGACCAGACCCCGGAGCTGATCCTGGGTGATGTATCCGGCACGCAACATGGTGGAACCGGCACGATTGGGAGTGCCGATGCCCATGATGACCGTTTTCACTTCCCGGTAATACTGCTGGATGCGCCGCATGGGTGCTTCCTTCATGAAGCCTTCCAGCACCACCGGGTCGGAGAAAATTGCCGGGGAAAAGAATTCTACGTATTGCCCGCCGAACAGCTGGGCAAAACTGAGTGCGATCTGATTGGAATGGATGTTGACCGTTGCGCTGCGGCCCGAACTGATGCCGCCCAGAATGGGGACAAACGTGCAGCCGATGTTGTGCGCATTCGGCCGGGTGCCGCGGCAGATGTTTTGCAGTGTGACGCCCATCGAAACACCGACCACATCGCCCTCGTGCAGGTAGGTCTCCAGCAAACTCAGCGTTTCGGTGCTCAGGGCGGTCATATGCTCATAGTTGGTGGAAAGCGGACTGTTTTCCACAACCACAGCTTCTTTCAGCCCATAGAGCTGCTCAAGCTCCTGCTCCAGTTTGTTGTAGGTCAGGTGATTGGGACTGACGACTTGGATCTTGACCATGCCGGCCTCGCGGCCCGCACAAAGCATTCTGGAAACTGAAACCCGCGATACACCAAGTGTATCTGCGATCTGCTGCTGGCTGTAATCATCCTCGTAATAAAGCTTGCAACATTTATAGATCAAGCGCGGATCATCTACAACTTTTCTCATGTTTAACTCTCCAAATGACACGGAAATGTATCGTTTTCGGAACGCTTTCTGTTGTTACTTGGAGTATAGCGTTTTCCGAAATCTTTTGCAATAGGTTCTGACCAGAACATCTGATAAAGTCAATTTGTCTGGTCTTCTTATGTTTACATCTGTAAACAATATATTTATTTCTGTTAAAATTCCCTTATGATTTTTGTACAGTTTTGCCTGTCTTTTTCCCTCCTCTTTGGTAGGATTGCGTGCGGCTTCTTTGCATATCTTGCGAATTTTTTGTGTATGGAAAGAAAAATCCTGCCGCAGCCGCGGCAGGATGATTGCCGGCTGTATGGGCGGTGGATATATGGTTTTCCCGGTCATACAGCCCGTATTTTTTGATTTTTCGCCAGATAATGGCGGTTTTTCTCTCCGGTTGGATGTGTCCTGTCCTATTGTACAGGAATCTGACCTTTCGGTCAACAAAATCCCTATAAAAAAGCATTTTATCGGGTCCTTGCTCAAGCTCTGTTTCAGGTTTTCCAGGCAGCGTGCCCGGTATCAACCGGGACACAGTTGTGCATATTATAAAAAAAAGGAGGGTTTTTTATGCAAGCTGTTTCCCTGCCCTGTCCCTTGCCGGTGCGGCGCGCGCCGCGCATCGATCCCCTGCCCGCTTCCGGCCGGTACATTCGCCTCATAGAACCAATGGTATATTTCACCCCCATTGGGCCGCCGGTTTGCCATCCGCATTTTTTGTCTGCCGTCCCGCATAACCCGCCCCAGCCCTGGCTAAACTAACCGCAAAAACAACAGGGCTTGTACGCCCCAAGGAGGGAGATTTTGCATGGCGCAACGCATCGGACAACGCACCGTGCGCTTTGATCATCCGCCCGGTATTTTGGGTTATGCTTCGGTGGTCGGAACCAAGGAAGCCGCCGGACCCTTACGCGGCACCTTTGATGTGGTGGGCGAAGATTCGCATTTTGGCCAAAAGACCTGGGAACTGGCCGAAAGCCAGATGCAAAAGACCGCTCTGGAAACCGCAGCGCAAAAAGCCGGGGTATCGCTCGGCGGTCTGGATATGATTCTGGCGGGCGACCTGCTCAACCAGTGCATCGGCTCGGCCTTTGCTTCGGTGCAGTCCAATGTGCCCTATCTGGGGCTGTACGGAGCATGCTCAACCATGGCCGAAGGGTTAGCAGTGGGTGCCTGCCTGATCGACGGCGGCTGTGCAAACCGTCTGGCGGCCGCTGCGTCCTCCCACTTCTGCTCGGCCGAGCGGCAATACCGGTTTCCGCTCGCTTACGGCGGGCAGCGGCCGCCGACCGCCCAATGGACGGCTACGGCATCGGGCGCGGTCGTTCTGGACGGCGCGGCCAAGGACCTGTGCATCACCCATGCGGTCATTGGCCAGATGGTCGATCTGGGCGTTAAGGATGCTAACAACATGGGCGCTGCCATGGCACCAGCCGCTTATCACACGCTGTCCATGCTTTTTGAGGACCTGGACGCCCATCCGGGCGATTTTGACTGCATTGTGACCGGGGACCTGGCTGATGTGGGCGCCAGCCTGCTGGTGCGTCTGCTGGAGCAGGACGGCATCGACATCACGCCAGTCTATTCCGACTGCGGCTCCATGCTGTATGGCGACGATCAGGATGTCCATGCCGGCGGGTCGGGCTGCGGCTGCTCGGCGGCCGTGCTGTGCGGCAAGCTGCTGCGCCAGATGCAGGAAGGCACTCTCAAGCGTCTGGTCTTTGCCGGCACCGGCGCGCTGATGAGTCCGACCTCCATCCAACAGGGACAGGCCATCGCCGGGGTGTGCCACGCGGTCGTCATCGAACGGAGGGATTAACAAAATGCACTATTTGCAAGCTTTTATTACTGGTGGTATAATCTGTGCCCTGTCGCAAATCCTCATCGACAAAACCAAACTGACGCCTGCACGCATCCTGGTCAGCTATGTGGTGCTGGGCGTCATCCTGACCGGGCTGGGGCTGTATCAGCCGCTGGTCGACTGGGGCGGTGCGGGCGCGACCGTGCCGCTGCTCGGCTTTGGGTATTCCCTCGCTAAAGGGGTCGCCAAGGGCGTGGCCGAAAACGGCCTACTCGGGGTATTTACCGGCGGTGTGACCGGTGCCGCGGGTGGCATTGCCGCAGCTATTGTGTTTGGCTGTTTGTTTGCTCTGTTGTGCAAGCCAGCCGACAAATCGGGCAAGTAAAAAAATACAAGGAAGCCAATGCTTCCTTGTTGGCATACAAAAGCGCCGCAGCCAAATTGGCTGCGGCGCTGATTGTTTTAGCCCATGTTGGACTCGTTTTCGGTTGCCGATACGCCGCCGAGCAGGCTGTTTGCCAGGGTGACGCATTCTTCATAGGTGTGGTGTGCCAAGTCGCTCTTGGCCGCCAGGATGGACGAAGCGGACATGGACAGGTTGGTCACACCCAGGCCGCACAGCACGCTAGCCATGCCGCGCGAGCCAGCCATTTCGCCGCACACGCCGCATTCGATGCCGTTGGCCTTGGCAGCATCAGCTGCCATCTTAATCAGGCGCAGCACGCCCGGATGGAGCGGACGGTACAGGGACGAAATCTTATCGTTGATGCGGTCAACCGCGCACGAATACTGGATGAGGTCGTTGGTACCGATGGAGAAGAAGTCTACTTCCTTCGCCAGGATGTCGGCACAAACGGCTGCGACCGGAATCTCGATCATGATACCGATCTTGATGTCATTGTTGAAATCCTTGCCTTCGGCGCGGAGCTGTTCCTTGGCCTTTTCGACCATTGCCTTGGCATCCAGCACTTCTTCCAGCGAGGAGATCATCGGGAACATGATGCGGATATCGCCGAACGCGGAAGCACGCAGCAGCGCACGCAGCTGGGTCAGGAACAATTCTTCGCGGTCCAGGCAGATACGAATTGCACGATAGCCGAGGAACGGGTTCTGCTCCTTCTCAAGTGCCAGCGCCGGAACTTCCTTATCGCCGCCGATGTCCAGGGTACGGATGATAACCGGACGGTCGGTCATGGTCTCAGCTGCCTGCTTGTAAGCTTCGAACTGCTCGTCTTCTGCCGGCAGGTCCGGACGGTCCATAAACAGGAACTCGGAACGGAACAGGCCAACGCCTTCGCCGCCCATTTCGTCGACGCGAACTGCGTCCGCCGGGGTGCCGATGTTGCCTTCGATGATGATGCGATGGCCGTCCGAAGTAGCGCCCTTCTGATTGCGGTAGGTTTCCAGCATGCGGCGCTGTTCGTCAAACTT
Proteins encoded:
- a CDS encoding Cof-type HAD-IIB family hydrolase; its protein translation is MKPKIKVVFVDLDGTLLQGVDTVSPRTVRAFAAARERGVTPVIATGRLAYEADFASRAIGADGYFIAMNGLAVYEDYRAGRLLYEAHTPDEAVPYIIRCLSRHNVFFQAYAGNRAYCQKSHAHLLEDCGMDEEHRQFFGSTQMVVDDLEAYLREKDLRVNKFFVSVGDPARIPALRAVLDEISGVKTLSSGPHYIEVVPEGADKKRAVHAVREALGLSSEEIMVIGDSENDLGMFDEAFTCVAMGNAVDALKAKANYIAPTNVEDGVAWAVETLLLGQEGGRFTGRIETLRADEIEASLVHSTRQYLAGDLKLPQQLGFLFDEAIEVGISSYQYYKWEQPHYHTITSEYCYILAGETKYIDLAEGTEYHFKQGDFYILRRDTPYLQKCKPGCRLIFAKAPGVNDKAPVAMDDRMQAWCADWDAPWDAAPAAGSQEEKK
- the srlE gene encoding PTS glucitol/sorbitol transporter subunit IIB, encoding MYKAVRITRGSGGWGGPLVVKADGKRNKILSVTGGGIHPVAAKLAEMTGGEAVDGFKGGAPDDEILVAVVDCGGTARCGVYPKKKIFTVNLMPVGKAGPLAQFITEDIYVSDVKIECLSFADDSEVAAAPASQAAPAQPKAEPGAPKSKAQAKEEIAAMRAEKEPGIITKIGIGVGKVVGKFFQAGRESIDMVIRNVLPFMAFTATILGIISASGLGDVIANTIAPLCATLPGMLVISIVCALPFLSPVLGPGAVIAQVVGTLLGAQIGMGNIPAQYALPALFAINAQVGGDFVPVGLSLGEAEAETIELGVPAVLYSRIITGPVAVLIAFALSIGLYA
- a CDS encoding DeoR/GlpR family DNA-binding transcription regulator, encoding MQQRRKEIVEFVNQCGTVRFSQLKERFPQVSEMTLRTDLKALDEARKLVRVHGGAKSVEVIVGTDDFLLRRAQRYVPEKARIAQKALTLLRPDTTIYLDSGSTTTAFARLIPDERYQIFTNSLSCASDLCRLTYARISVVGGLLNRYSQSLYGIRAMQTVSAVNFDIAFLGTTCYSEKAGFSCGMEDEAELKRTVIRQAERVYMLMDSSKADLTSTFSFASLQDIDGIVSDGALPDELVQACRRLGKEVI
- the ptsP gene encoding phosphoenolpyruvate--protein phosphotransferase; translation: MITIEALGVSEGLVKAKAFVLREPDLSVTKQKVEDVAAEQARVDAAIQTAKQQIEGILEEAGQTLGDEAEIFEAHLMMIEDQDFIDGMKDIIAGEGVCAEYACKVNCDNFQEMFRAMDDEYMQARAADIGDISMRVLKVLKGVSDNPIDTIVEPCIIVANDLTPSDTAKVGTKPVMGFITQIGGRTSHSAIMARSMGLPAAAGAGEQARIIENGDFILLDGCTGEIIVNPAKEDEDEFDRKKAKFDEQRRMLETYRNQKGATSDGHRIIIEGNIGTPADAVRVDEMGGEGVGLFRSEFLFMDRPDLPAEDEQFEAYKQAAETMTDRPVIIRTLDIGGDKEVPALALEKEQNPFLGYRAIRICLDREELFLTQLRALLRASAFGDIRIMFPMISSLEEVLDAKAMVEKAKEQLRAEGKDFNNDIKIGIMIEIPVAAVCADILAKEVDFFSIGTNDLIQYSCAVDRINDKISSLYRPLHPGVLRLIKMAADAAKANGIECGVCGEMAGSRGMASVLCGLGVTNLSMSASSILAAKSDLAHHTYEECVTLANSLLGGVSATENESNMG
- the srlA gene encoding PTS glucitol/sorbitol transporter subunit IIC encodes the protein MNAISWVANGFMSLFQAGGETFMGWVTGIIPMVICLMTAINSVIKLIGEERVERFAKKMTGNIFGRYLVLPVLAVMFLGNPMCYTFGRFVDEKYKPAYYDSCVSFLHPVTGLFPHANPGELFVYMGIAAGITELGLSLGDLAIRYFVVGLIVIFLRGILTEKIYLNMIKKAGK
- a CDS encoding transcriptional regulator GutM, which encodes MSKEMMLLFLIALSLFTMQSVGGYFQIRDYKKAVKRVHKLGNVGIGQKKGSLLSGYLVLIACDSHGTITGVEVMEGLTFLTKFKPRENVCGRRMVGASVEEFLAYFRQMDPKKRKRMKGYIQALEALEMRLNPPQEEQVPVEA
- the spoVAE gene encoding stage V sporulation protein AE, which codes for MHYLQAFITGGIICALSQILIDKTKLTPARILVSYVVLGVILTGLGLYQPLVDWGGAGATVPLLGFGYSLAKGVAKGVAENGLLGVFTGGVTGAAGGIAAAIVFGCLFALLCKPADKSGK
- a CDS encoding sugar-binding transcriptional regulator, which translates into the protein MRKVVDDPRLIYKCCKLYYEDDYSQQQIADTLGVSRVSVSRMLCAGREAGMVKIQVVSPNHLTYNKLEQELEQLYGLKEAVVVENSPLSTNYEHMTALSTETLSLLETYLHEGDVVGVSMGVTLQNICRGTRPNAHNIGCTFVPILGGISSGRSATVNIHSNQIALSFAQLFGGQYVEFFSPAIFSDPVVLEGFMKEAPMRRIQQYYREVKTVIMGIGTPNRAGSTMLRAGYITQDQLRGLVAQGVAGDLSLQFFDREGNTEKFRSFNDRVAGMPLHQLREVENRIGIGSGVHRAEAIHGALCGGFINILVTEQECALRLIEMRKEDMQA
- the spoVAD gene encoding stage V sporulation protein AD; this translates as MAQRIGQRTVRFDHPPGILGYASVVGTKEAAGPLRGTFDVVGEDSHFGQKTWELAESQMQKTALETAAQKAGVSLGGLDMILAGDLLNQCIGSAFASVQSNVPYLGLYGACSTMAEGLAVGACLIDGGCANRLAAAASSHFCSAERQYRFPLAYGGQRPPTAQWTATASGAVVLDGAAKDLCITHAVIGQMVDLGVKDANNMGAAMAPAAYHTLSMLFEDLDAHPGDFDCIVTGDLADVGASLLVRLLEQDGIDITPVYSDCGSMLYGDDQDVHAGGSGCGCSAAVLCGKLLRQMQEGTLKRLVFAGTGALMSPTSIQQGQAIAGVCHAVVIERRD
- a CDS encoding NAD(P)H-dependent oxidoreductase — encoded protein: MLNMNEKLLKRQEEGKIIRTGIVGAGQMGRGMVTQMVLMNGITPAIVSDIQVENAIHAFKYAGVADDDIAVAHTIEEANRFMEAGKYVACEDANFISQVNLVECAIDATGVPDVGARVATESIKNGKHVVMLNVETDVVIGPYLKRLAEENGVLYTGSAGDEPGAVMELYCFAKAMGMDVKVMGKGKNNRLARDCNPDTVLEEATRRKMSPKMLCAFKDGTKTMVEMTAMSNATGLVPDVIGGHGIACDVKGLNDMYRLKEDGGILNKHGVVEYVRGIAPGVFVTVSTENEEIAYQMQYHSMGPGPLWTLYRPYHLCNLETPLTVAKCVIDGETTIVPKAGLVSECITVAKKDLKAGEIIDGIGGYTTYGSIATKEESDAKGYIPYGLVTKGAKMLKDAKKGQLLTLDMVELDTSTLIYKLRKEQDAMTF
- a CDS encoding HPr family phosphocarrier protein, whose translation is MKEITYTITDPQGIHARPAGVLTKKAKEFACSVTMKKDDKTADAKKMFAVMGLAVKNGETVTFTLEGEDEEQAAVALEQMLKENL
- a CDS encoding PTS glucitol/sorbitol transporter subunit IIA translates to MKYCATITGWGEDALGFLADEDCNFMILFNEDAPAELAEIAVLHTKAELAADPAVGDTMMICDKVYDITAVGDEALHTLRQLGHCTLSFKGGSEPERPGCIMLEGEPLRPEDVVKGGTIEIY